In Phacochoerus africanus isolate WHEZ1 chromosome 2, ROS_Pafr_v1, whole genome shotgun sequence, one DNA window encodes the following:
- the LOC125121153 gene encoding LOW QUALITY PROTEIN: DNA-directed RNA polymerases I, II, and III subunit RPABC5-like (The sequence of the model RefSeq protein was modified relative to this genomic sequence to represent the inferred CDS: deleted 1 base in 1 codon; substituted 1 base at 1 genomic stop codon), producing the protein MIIPVYFFTCGKIVNNKWEAYLGLLQAXYTKGEALDVLGLKRYCCHRRLLTNLDLIEKLLNYVPLEK; encoded by the exons ATGATCATTCCTGTTTACTTTTTCACGTGTGGCAAGATCGTCAATAACAAGTGGGAGGCCTACCTGGGGCTGCTGCAGGCCTAGTACACCAAGGGAGAA GCCCTGGATGTGTTGGGCCTGAAGCGCTACTGCTGCCACCGCAGGCTGCTGACCAACTTGGACCTGATCGAGAAGCTGCTCAACTACG